The following proteins are co-located in the Xiphophorus hellerii strain 12219 chromosome 2, Xiphophorus_hellerii-4.1, whole genome shotgun sequence genome:
- the LOC116711029 gene encoding amyloid-beta A4 precursor protein-binding family A member 2-like, which yields MAHGKKPGNMSKVLAPGPPSCPSAGPPKPSQEDQSVSEETQRPPRSSRNDNNNQLTPPAPSKHFYMSCDPSPEDMDDACSEYDNVGSDVEQDHDEVLHLNRQGAVSVRCYNQHGPEGAQQAEESSEAPTADQITQKPHHSTKRCERPHSDGKPYRTSHRFKSHCAPIAGDEAEGGMKIIEGDRFFFNDGDDFEEVLDGARFIEDLDEAEVNAERPASLYQGNESERIKKERNREDETCIQRNHNVSGAGKKSEPSQKVKERQVKGRGRRGGETQHVVSGIKAATNSSTEQNPKTSSKKSAVRSKDRPGSSKHHHPPPPPTRHAQSPSDPQRALPHRESPPTSGPPADNPENESRLIKASPGPQHPAEQQRESAEEKLMGSEKPEQDQDEKPSTAMMPDEAAEQPEQPQCPEPVSVEEDNSPKEGAAFPSFEDVPGPCEPEDLIDGIIFAANYLGCTQVLSDKNPSKSVRMSQAHEAVSHIKSQDEDSQMMTEVDLFISTKAVKVLNADTQETMMDSALRTISYIADIGSIVVLMARRRMSQASSEDFSESSDSANEGKTQYRMICYVFESEDAQLIAQSIGQAFSVAYREFLRANGINPTDLSHKQYSDIINSEEMYHDDLVHFSNSENRKELYVEKQKGESLGVVIVESGWGSILPTVILASMLNSGPAARSGKLSVGDQIMSINDTSLVGLPLATCQSIIKGLKNQVKVKLSIVSCPPVTTVLIKRPDLKYQLGFSVQNGIICSLMRGGIAERGGVRVGHRIIEINGQSVVAMAHEKIVQTLSVSVGEINMKTMPAVMFRLLTGQETPVYI from the exons ATGGCTCATGGGAAAAAGCCAGGAAACATGTCCAAAGTCTTGGCCCCTGGCCCTCCGTCGTGCCCCAGTGCCGGACCTCCAAAACCCAGTCAGGAGGACCAGTCTGTGAGCGAGGAGACTCAGCGACCTCCCCGTTCTTCTAGGAACGACAACAATAACCAGCTGACTCCTCCCGCTCCTTCAAAGCACTTCTACATGAGCTGCGACCCGAGTCCGGAGGACATGGACGACGCCTGCTCCGAGTACGACAACGTGGGCTCGGACGTCGAGCAAGACCATGACGAGGTTCTGCATTTGAACAGACAGGGAGCCGTCAGCGTCAGATGTTACAACCAGCACGGACCTGAGGGTGCGCAGCAAGCCGAGGAGAGCAGTGAGGCTCCCACCGCTGACCAGATCACCCAGAAACCTCATCACAGCACCAAGAGATGCGAACGGCCTCACTCTGACGGAAAACCGTACCGAACGAGTCACCGCTTTAAGTCGCATTGTGCCCCCATTGCTGGAGATGAAGCAGAGGGGGGAATGAAAATAATCGAAGGAGACAGATTCTTTTTTAACGACGGCGATGATTTTGAAGAGGTGTTGGATGGAGCCAGATTCATAGAGGATTTAGATGAGGCGGAGGTAAATGCTGAAAGGCCCGCCAGCCTCTATCAGGGCAATGAGAGTGAAAGgattaaaaaggaaaggaaTCGAGAAGATGAAACTTGCATCCAGAGAAATCATAATGTATCAGGAGCCGGTAAGAAGTCTGAGCCGTCACAGAAGGTGAAAGAGCGACAGGTTAAAGGtcgaggaagaagaggaggcgAAACGCAGCATGTTGTTTCTGGGATCAAAGCAGCGACAAACAGCAGCACCGAGCAGAATCCAAAGACTTCATCCAAAAAGTCTGCAGTGAGGTCCAAGGATCGACCCGGTTCCAGCAAACACCatcaccctcctcctcctccaacgCGTCACGCTCAGTCGCCCTCCGACCCCCAGAGGGCCCTGCCTCACAGAGAGAGTCCCCCCACTTCTGGACCGCCTGCTGACAACCCGGAGAACGAGTCCAGGCTGATCAAAGCCTCTCCGGGTCCACAGCACCCAGCAGAACAGCAGAGAGAGTCCGCAGAGGAGAAACTGATGGGTTCTGAGAAACCCGAGCAG GATCAGGATGAGAAGCCAAGCACAGCCATGATGCCTGATGAGGCGGCAGAACAGCCAGAGCAGCCTCAATGTCCAGAGCCGGTCTCTGTAGAGGAAGACAACTCTCCCAAG GAAGGAGCTGCTTTTCCCAGCTTTGAGGATG TCCCAGGTCCTTGCGAGCCAGAGGATCTCATCGACGGGATCATCTTCGCTGCTAACTACCTAGGATGCACTCAAGTGCTGTCCGATAAAAATCCGTCCAAGTCGGTGCGAATGTCGCAGGCCCATGAAGCCGTCAGCCACATCAAG AGCCAAGATGAAGACTCTCAGATGATGACTGAGGTCGACCTCTTCATCTCCACTAAGGCTGTCAAAGTACTGAATGCTGACACACAG GAGACGATGATGGACAGTGCCTTGCGGACCATATCCTACATCGCTGACATTGGCAGCATCGTGGTTCTGATGGCACGGAGACGCATGTCTCAGGCTTCATCAGAGGATTTCTCTGAATCGTCTGATTCTGCCAACGAAGGGAAAACTCAGTACAGAATGATCTGCTACGTCTTCGAGTCAGAAGAT GCACAGCTGATTGCCCAGTCCATCGGTCAGGCTTTCAGCGTGGCCTACCGGGAATTCCTGCGAGCCAACGGCATCAACCCGACCGACCTGAGCCACAAACAGTACAGTGACATCATCAACTCCGAGGAAATGTACCACGACGACCTCGTgcacttttcaaactcagagaACCGTAAGGAG CTGTATGTGGAGAAGCAGAAAGGCGAGAGCCTCGGCGTGGTCATAGTGGAGTCCGGCTGGGGCTCCATTCTGCCCACCGTCATCCTGGCCAGCATGCTGAACAGTGGCCCCGCAGCACGGTCCGGAAAACTCAGTGTGGGAGACCAGATCATGTCCATTAATGACACAAGTCTGGTGGGACTGCCACTGGCCACTTGTCAGAGCATCATTAAG GGCTTGAAGAATCAGGTGAAAGTGAAGCTGAGCATCGTAAGCTGCCCTCCTGTTACGACCGTCCTCATAAAGAGACCGGACCTCAAGTATCAGCTCGGCTTCAGCGTTCAGAACGGCATC ATCTGCAGTCTGATGCGAGGCGGGATTGCCGAGCGAGGCGGCGTCCGAGTCGGGCACAGAATCATCGAAATAAACGGGCAGAGTGTTGTTGCCATGGCGCATGAGAAGATTGTTCAAACTCTGTCTGTCTCCGTGGGTGAG
- the fan1 gene encoding fanconi-associated nuclease 1 isoform X1 yields MTERTSKDKPRRSLSLKKKKGDAKAGTSSTTKTPITNFFSSQPPPNLACPLCGQLVPRFKINDHIDLQCQNFDRGDSTAASGGRNDYSGVQLSPGGNLSKSPETDQKEDTKTKTSPYFKKNNSQQTPRDINSKTVVRTIDLGSLSSKLSRKYLKKNAEVSNTSDPMSSAESTSSSQKENVQTLEDNNDCTSAETEAPSPVEKQSDQSMVSSKQPPSPAKQTKRKKKATFSVKGSFIRKKAKYEGSSGEASSCLDPEDTNTEGQESDKPFSSEELSEKRDADVKVETADAQSLPYYLRNFRTVLHAVLENEDDRMLFNQEDMSAVHGFQSLSVMAQKLYVRLFQRKLKWLQVNKLDYGEICSDLGSVAQELAQIGFLQTEKDLEDLMEALDLLPAPELKALAKTFHLGSSGTQKQQLVDGLLRLSRQKSFFSPASSQSKVGTVILKRAKQLAGSCVRLSRGPRAVFSRILLLFSLTDTMDEEEMAAGGQNQLFTILLVNSGRLAFPDYAVQREAKVFRDREDLIRYEASMRALIEVTVAMQGGQWDQALQLYTSAKKTWIELNSNHDLSHQEELPVFLRSFTTGWAYTRILSRGVEILQRLRRYEEAVEELQALLKQTVYCPDSRGRWWDRLALNFHQHLKKTDQAICAMRDGLSDPLVRTGHKLSLHQRALRMKDAPSCKKYRLQLRELPAVQIQDVKHVTIRGQLFPHEGGMGKSRFLLPESEEGDGSAHSTVICSVEDLSLAHYRQLGFDQGIHGEGSTFSTLFALLMWDIIFMEGIPDVFRNPYQTCPLDLYTDCFYENRREAIISRVQLLCEASVETLCAMLEDVWTSQEGKVCSLVSWERFSSLQQAQMTALADVCVMFNIWYISP; encoded by the exons ATGACAGAAAGAACAAGCAAAGACAAACCGAGGCGAAGCTTGTcattgaaaaagaagaaaggcgATGCTAAAGCTGGGACTTCTTCTACAACGAAAACCCCGATCACCAACTTCTTCAGCAGCCAGCCTCCACCGAACCTGGCCTGTCCCCTCTGTGGACAATTAGTCCCAAGATTCAAGATCAATGATCATATCGATTTGCAGTGTCAGAACTTTGATAGAGGAGACAGCACTGCAGCTTCTGGAGGTAGGAATGATTATTCAGGGGTCCAGCTGTCACCTGGAGGCAATCTGTCAAAGTCCCCTGAGACGGACCAGAAAGAGGACACCAAAACTAAAACCAGTCCTTATTTTAAGAAGAATAACTCCCAGCAAACTCCACGGGACATAAACAGTAAAACTGTGGTCAGAACCATTGACCTAGGAAGTCTGTCTTCAAAGTTATCCAGAAAATATCTCaagaaaaatgcagaagttAGCAACACATCTGATCCGATGAGCTCCGCGGAGTCGACCAGCAGCTCCCAAAAGGAAAATGTCCAGACATTAGAAGACAACAATGACTGTActtcagcagagacagaagCTCCATCACCTGTAGAAAAGCAATCAGATCAATCAATGGTTTCATCTAAACAGCCACCTTCACCTGCCAAGCAAAcgaagagaaagaagaaagccACGTTTAGCGTCAAGGGATCTTTTATCAGAAAGAAAGCGAAATATGAAGGTAGCAGTGGAGAGGCATCGTCTTGTCTTGATCCAGAGGACACAAATACAGAAGGACAGGAATCTGACAAGCCTTTCAGTTCAGAGGAGTTGTCTGAGAAGAGGGATGCAGATGTAAAGGTAGAAACCGCTGATGCCCAATCACTTCCCTACTACCTGCGTAACTTCCGGACCGTGCTGCACGCGGTGTTGGAGAACGAGGACGACAGGATGCTCTTCAACCAGGAGGACATGTCGGCCGTACATGGATTTCAGAGCTTGTCAG TTATGGCTCAGAAGCTGTATGTGAGGCTCTTTCAGAGGAAACTGAAGTGGCTGCAGGTAAATAAACTGGATTATGGAGAGATCTGCAGTGATCTGGGATCTGTTGCACAGGAACTGGCTCAAATTGGTTTTCTACAGACAG AAAAGGACCTCGAAGATCTTATGGAGGCTCTGGATCTGCTGCCGGCTCCTGAACTCAAAGCTCTTGCTAAAACTTTCCATCTGGGCAGTTCTGGCACCCAAAAACAGCAGCTGGTCGACGGGCTTCTCCGTCTGAGCAGGCAGAAGTCTTTCTTCTCTCCGGCCTCCAGTCAGAGCAAAGTTGGGACAGTTATTCTGAAACG ggCGAAGCAGCTTGCAGGCTCCTGTGTGCGTCTGTCTCGCGGGCCTCGGGCCGTCTTCTCCCGCATCCTGCTGCTCTTCTCTTTGACGGACACGATGGACGAGGAGGAAATGGCAGCTGGAGGTCAGAATCAGCTTTTCACCATCCTGTTGGTGAACTCGGGTCGTCTGGCGTTTCCGGACTACGCCGTGCAGCGAGAGGCCAAAGTGTTTCGAGATAGAGAGGATCTCATCAG GTATGAAGCGTCCATGCGAGCCCTTATAGAGGTCACCGTGGCGATGCAGGGGGGTCAGTGGGATCAGGCCCTGCAGCTCTACACCTCTGCCAAAAAAACCTGGATTGAGCTCAACAGCAACCATGACCTGAG TCACCAGGAAGAGCTGCCAGTGTTTCTCCGCAGCTTCACTACAGGATGGGCTTACACACGAATCTTATCCAGAGGAGTGGAGATTTTACAAAGGCTGCGTCGCTATGAG GAAGCAGTAGAAGAGCTGCAGGCCCTACTAAAGCAGACCGTTTACTGTCCTGACAGCCGGGGCCGATGGTGGGACAGGCTGGCTCTGAACTTTCACCAGCACCTCAAAAAAACGGATCAA GCTATCTGTGCTATGAGAGACGGGCTGTCGGATCCTCTGGTGCGCACAGGACACAAACTTTCCCTCCATCAGAGAGCTCTCCGGATGAAAGACGCTCCCAGCTGCAAAAAATACCGGCTCCAACTCAGAGAGCTTCCTGCTGTCCAAATTCAAGATGTTAAACAT GTGACCATTCGGGGTCAGCTGTTTCCTCATGAAGGCGGCATGGGGAAATCTAGATTTCTTTTACCAGAAAGTGAAGAAGGAGACGGGAGTGCTCACTCTACTGTAATATGCTCTGTAGAAGATCTTAGTTTGGCACATTACCGACAACTAGGCTTTGACCAAG GAATCCATGGAGAAGGATCAACATTCTCAACCTTGTTTGCTCTCCTGATGTGGGACATTATCTTTATGGAAGGTATTCCAGACGTCTTCAGAAACCCATACCAG ACTTGTCCTCTAGATCTTTACACCGACTGTTTCTATGAAAACAGACGGGAAGCTATAATCTCTCGCGTTCAGTTGCTCTGTGAAGCTTCTGTGGAAACTCTGTGTGCCATGCTGGAAGATGTCTGGACATCTCAGGAGGGGAAAGTGTGTTCGCTGGTCAGCTGGGAGCGTTTCTCGTCCCTCCAACAGGCACAG atgacagCTTTGGCAGACGTCTGTGTGATGTTCAACATTTGGTATATTTCTCCCTGA
- the fan1 gene encoding fanconi-associated nuclease 1 isoform X2 translates to MTERTSKDKPRRSLSLKKKKGDAKAGTSSTTKTPITNFFSSQPPPNLACPLCGQLVPRFKINDHIDLQCQNFDRGDSTAASGGRNDYSGVQLSPGGNLSKSPETDQKEDTKTKTSPYFKKNNSQQTPRDINSKTVVRTIDLGSLSSKLSRKYLKKNAEVSNTSDPMSSAESTSSSQKENVQTLEDNNDCTSAETEAPSPVEKQSDQSMVSSKQPPSPAKQTKRKKKATFSVKGSFIRKKAKYEGSSGEASSCLDPEDTNTEGQESDKPFSSEELSEKRDADVKVETADAQSLPYYLRNFRTVLHAVLENEDDRMLFNQEDMSAVHGFQSLSVMAQKLYVRLFQRKLKWLQVNKLDYGEICSDLGSVAQELAQIGFLQTEKDLEDLMEALDLLPAPELKALAKTFHLGSSGTQKQQLVDGLLRLSRQKSFFSPASSQSKVGTVILKRAKQLAGSCVRLSRGPRAVFSRILLLFSLTDTMDEEEMAAGGQNQLFTILLVNSGRLAFPDYAVQREAKVFRDREDLIRYEASMRALIEVTVAMQGGQWDQALQLYTSAKKTWIELNSNHDLSHQEELPVFLRSFTTGWAYTRILSRGVEILQRLRRYEEAVEELQALLKQTVYCPDSRGRWWDRLALNFHQHLKKTDQAICAMRDGLSDPLVRTGHKLSLHQRALRMKDAPSCKKYRLQLRELPAVQIQDVKHVTIRGQLFPHEGGMGKSRFLLPESEEGDGSAHSTVICSVEDLSLAHYRQLGFDQGIHGEGSTFSTLFALLMWDIIFMEGIPDVFRNPYQTCPLDLYTDCFYENRREAIISRVQLLCEASVETLCAMLEDVWTSQEGKVCSLVSWERFSSLQQAQVLIACLGGVFLGGVIDRMAKDYRHCRGGLPDLVVWNTSNNTYKLVEVKGPNDRLSQKQQIWLDELQKLGADVEVCHVTATGARGARLEEISK, encoded by the exons ATGACAGAAAGAACAAGCAAAGACAAACCGAGGCGAAGCTTGTcattgaaaaagaagaaaggcgATGCTAAAGCTGGGACTTCTTCTACAACGAAAACCCCGATCACCAACTTCTTCAGCAGCCAGCCTCCACCGAACCTGGCCTGTCCCCTCTGTGGACAATTAGTCCCAAGATTCAAGATCAATGATCATATCGATTTGCAGTGTCAGAACTTTGATAGAGGAGACAGCACTGCAGCTTCTGGAGGTAGGAATGATTATTCAGGGGTCCAGCTGTCACCTGGAGGCAATCTGTCAAAGTCCCCTGAGACGGACCAGAAAGAGGACACCAAAACTAAAACCAGTCCTTATTTTAAGAAGAATAACTCCCAGCAAACTCCACGGGACATAAACAGTAAAACTGTGGTCAGAACCATTGACCTAGGAAGTCTGTCTTCAAAGTTATCCAGAAAATATCTCaagaaaaatgcagaagttAGCAACACATCTGATCCGATGAGCTCCGCGGAGTCGACCAGCAGCTCCCAAAAGGAAAATGTCCAGACATTAGAAGACAACAATGACTGTActtcagcagagacagaagCTCCATCACCTGTAGAAAAGCAATCAGATCAATCAATGGTTTCATCTAAACAGCCACCTTCACCTGCCAAGCAAAcgaagagaaagaagaaagccACGTTTAGCGTCAAGGGATCTTTTATCAGAAAGAAAGCGAAATATGAAGGTAGCAGTGGAGAGGCATCGTCTTGTCTTGATCCAGAGGACACAAATACAGAAGGACAGGAATCTGACAAGCCTTTCAGTTCAGAGGAGTTGTCTGAGAAGAGGGATGCAGATGTAAAGGTAGAAACCGCTGATGCCCAATCACTTCCCTACTACCTGCGTAACTTCCGGACCGTGCTGCACGCGGTGTTGGAGAACGAGGACGACAGGATGCTCTTCAACCAGGAGGACATGTCGGCCGTACATGGATTTCAGAGCTTGTCAG TTATGGCTCAGAAGCTGTATGTGAGGCTCTTTCAGAGGAAACTGAAGTGGCTGCAGGTAAATAAACTGGATTATGGAGAGATCTGCAGTGATCTGGGATCTGTTGCACAGGAACTGGCTCAAATTGGTTTTCTACAGACAG AAAAGGACCTCGAAGATCTTATGGAGGCTCTGGATCTGCTGCCGGCTCCTGAACTCAAAGCTCTTGCTAAAACTTTCCATCTGGGCAGTTCTGGCACCCAAAAACAGCAGCTGGTCGACGGGCTTCTCCGTCTGAGCAGGCAGAAGTCTTTCTTCTCTCCGGCCTCCAGTCAGAGCAAAGTTGGGACAGTTATTCTGAAACG ggCGAAGCAGCTTGCAGGCTCCTGTGTGCGTCTGTCTCGCGGGCCTCGGGCCGTCTTCTCCCGCATCCTGCTGCTCTTCTCTTTGACGGACACGATGGACGAGGAGGAAATGGCAGCTGGAGGTCAGAATCAGCTTTTCACCATCCTGTTGGTGAACTCGGGTCGTCTGGCGTTTCCGGACTACGCCGTGCAGCGAGAGGCCAAAGTGTTTCGAGATAGAGAGGATCTCATCAG GTATGAAGCGTCCATGCGAGCCCTTATAGAGGTCACCGTGGCGATGCAGGGGGGTCAGTGGGATCAGGCCCTGCAGCTCTACACCTCTGCCAAAAAAACCTGGATTGAGCTCAACAGCAACCATGACCTGAG TCACCAGGAAGAGCTGCCAGTGTTTCTCCGCAGCTTCACTACAGGATGGGCTTACACACGAATCTTATCCAGAGGAGTGGAGATTTTACAAAGGCTGCGTCGCTATGAG GAAGCAGTAGAAGAGCTGCAGGCCCTACTAAAGCAGACCGTTTACTGTCCTGACAGCCGGGGCCGATGGTGGGACAGGCTGGCTCTGAACTTTCACCAGCACCTCAAAAAAACGGATCAA GCTATCTGTGCTATGAGAGACGGGCTGTCGGATCCTCTGGTGCGCACAGGACACAAACTTTCCCTCCATCAGAGAGCTCTCCGGATGAAAGACGCTCCCAGCTGCAAAAAATACCGGCTCCAACTCAGAGAGCTTCCTGCTGTCCAAATTCAAGATGTTAAACAT GTGACCATTCGGGGTCAGCTGTTTCCTCATGAAGGCGGCATGGGGAAATCTAGATTTCTTTTACCAGAAAGTGAAGAAGGAGACGGGAGTGCTCACTCTACTGTAATATGCTCTGTAGAAGATCTTAGTTTGGCACATTACCGACAACTAGGCTTTGACCAAG GAATCCATGGAGAAGGATCAACATTCTCAACCTTGTTTGCTCTCCTGATGTGGGACATTATCTTTATGGAAGGTATTCCAGACGTCTTCAGAAACCCATACCAG ACTTGTCCTCTAGATCTTTACACCGACTGTTTCTATGAAAACAGACGGGAAGCTATAATCTCTCGCGTTCAGTTGCTCTGTGAAGCTTCTGTGGAAACTCTGTGTGCCATGCTGGAAGATGTCTGGACATCTCAGGAGGGGAAAGTGTGTTCGCTGGTCAGCTGGGAGCGTTTCTCGTCCCTCCAACAGGCACAGGTAtt GATTGCATGTCTTGGCGGAGTTTTCCTTGGTGGAGTGATTGACCGGATGGCAAAAGACTACAGACACTGCAGAGGAGGT